Below is a window of Ctenopharyngodon idella isolate HZGC_01 chromosome 7, HZGC01, whole genome shotgun sequence DNA.
ATAAAACCAAACATACAGCATCTCTCTAACCCTGAACCAAAACTGAGACACTTCTGGCCTAAAACAACAGACTTTGTACATTGATGTCCTTAAATggatataattttattaataaactaacaGTATCAGAGTTTACTCGGCTGGTtggattttgatgacatcaatGACACGAGGTTTTAAAGATCCAACAattcatgtttaatttatatatatatatatatatatatatatatacacacacacacacacacacacacacacactatattgccaaaagttttgggactcctgcctttacgtgctcattaactttaatgacatcccattcttaatccgtagggtttaatatggagttggcccaccctttgcagctattacaggttcaactcttctgggaaggctttccacaaggtttagtgtgtttatgggaatttttgaccattcttctagaagcacatttgtgaggtcaggcactgatgttggacgagaaggcatggattgcacttggtgatgtaaggcttggatgcagctgctcggccatggaaacccattccatgaagctctctacacactgttcttgagctaatctgaaggccacacgaagtttggaggtctgtagctattgactctgcagaaagttgttCTAAAAtattcttcttaggacaactttgatgaacttttttgatccacttcaaatgttgactactgtatatatcagCCATAGCATTAtaaccactgacaggtgaagtgaataatagtaataaataaataatatatatgtatatatgtgtgttccccaggtaagtgacgcacacatgtgatgtaaaagaaaacgtgattcatcagaccaggccaccttcttccattgctccgtggtccagttctgatgctcacgtgtccactgttggctctttcggcggtggacagagGTCAGCATggacaccctgactggtctgcagctccatacgcaacaaactgatgcactgtgtattctgacacctttctatcagaaccagcattaacttctggaGCAATTTGAgttacagtagctcatctgttggatcggaccacacgtgcatcaatgagtctTGTCCGCCcgtgaccctgtcgccggttcaccactgttccttccttggagcacttttgatagatactgaccactgcagaccgggaacaccccacaagagctgcagttttggagatgctctgacccagtcgtctagccattacaatttggtccttgtcaaactcgctcaaatccttacgcttgcccatttttcctgcttctaacacatcaactttgaggacaaaatgtttacttgctgtctaatatatccacccactaacaggagccgtgatgaagagatgatcagtgttattctgGTGTTTGCTTGTTTTCTCCATTGTCTGAGCAGATTGCTGTCACCTGCTGCTGATTAGTGTCAAGATATAAACGGTCCACAATCAACCAAGAAGCGATTCATCTTGCTTGATGGTTTCCTTCATGTCTACATTCCCAGACCCATTTGTTGTATAACTTGTGCATTACTCTAACAATGTCATGAAAATACGTGTTAAGGGTTTTGTAAGGAGTGGGGCATCCCTTGTTTCCTTCATGTTGTGTTCAGGTCATTTTGACCTGGAGAGGATTTTCCCGTACCCgaaaatgttagttaatgttctTACATTGGGCTAAAATTTACTGACTTTACTCACACAGTCTGACAACTTCCCAAATTTTGTTTtgatactttttgtaatgttttgtgggtttttttccacattgtaacacttgtggtgttcccggtcaaaaatgaccagaatacaaaaaattgcttattaatcTTTCATTATGCTACATTATCACCAAATactggattcaatctttttgtcaacttattttctttaaattagaacaggttttgtatttatttttgaaactgattgatCGTAGGCCTCACTGATCTGAGCTTATATTGGTCAGAAATGACCGCCggttgaaaatgaatgggggagTCAAAAATCAGAGAAACAATTAGTGTTCAGGAGCgtgttcatcatgttcatgttcacatatgTACATGTGAGCttgcaaaaataaagacttCGGACTTCCGCATGTGTGGATACATGCAGACTCGTGCATccgcgcacatacacacacgttcATGTACACAAAGAAACTATTTTGAGTATTACAGGCTTtcttttacacagagatgaactTAATCCTCAAATCAGTGAGGCTCAGATCAGAGGCCTACGATCAATcagttccaaaaataaatacaaaacctgtacTAATTGAAAGacaacaagttgacaaaaagattgaatccattatttattgataaggtagcataacaaaatatttataagcaattttttgcAGGCCTGTCATATCTGACCAGGTACACCACAAGTGTTAAACACTTTCTCTTGTTTTgtggatttttattttactacatAAGTTAGTTTCTTCTAAAATTagttggcagattattttgttatttttgggctcccatttcctgaggtaaattgtattatattttcacTAATTACACTTTATTATTTGCTACTCTTTTTGTCAGTAAAATAAAAGATCTCTTTATGGCTATCATGTTtcgaacaacaaaaaaagtgtcATGTTGTGACTAAACAGGCACATCAACACCTCCCTTCATTTTTATCGTTAGTTTCTATTTTTCCCCCTAGAGTAGACCAAGAATTTAGGAATGCAACTATATATAACTAGTAAATTCAGTCCCTTAAGGATGACTCTGTCTCTGTACCTGATGTATTTACTGGAGTTAGAGTTACTAGTGTCGGAGAATTACTTTATCTTCATCAGCCTCAGTCTAATTGACTGCTGACAGTCCAGAAAACAAGAGTTATACTTGATTCTGGCCTCAAATAGGAGAAAGTGGGGTGACAAAGACTATCATCGAAGGAAAAGTTTCTAGATGTATTTTCATAGATCTTTTCAGAACTTATAATTAGCAGCAATTTTGAATAAACTCACAAGCACGTGATTGAAACTGAGAATAAGATTAGTCTACTAGTCACATCTTGGCTGATTAAAGTATTAAACTTTCAATATGCAAAACACTTATAAACAAACTGAGATACAGTAAAGCAGAAGTGACAACTTCTTACCACTTAAATAATTTCAGTCATCAGAATCTCTTTTATCGGAGTAGatgggtggctcttaaaagagcctttgggtCTGAGAGTCTCGGGGACTCTACTTGGAGCTGGTGTACTTGGTGACGGCCTTGGTGCCCTCAGACACGGCGTGTTTGGCCAGCTCACCGGGCAGCAGCAGACGCACGGCGGTCTGGATCTCTCTCGACGTGATGGTGGAGCGCTTGTTGTAGTGAGCGAGACGAGACGCCTCACCGGCGATGCGCTCGAAGATGTCGTTGACGAAAGAGTTCATGATGCCCATCGCCTTGGAGGAGATGCCGGTGTCAGGATGAACCTGCTTCAGCACTTTGTACACGTAGATGGCGTAGCTCTCCTTCCTGGACTTTCTGCGCTTCTTTCCTCCCTTACCGGCGGTCTTCGTGACGGCCTTCTTGGAGCCCTTCTTAGGCGCGGACTTGGCTGGTTCAGGCATGACGCTGAATGATCGCAAAACTGACGAATCAATGTGAACTCAAGAGCGAAACAGAGCCTTTTATTCACTACCTTATGCT
It encodes the following:
- the LOC127515787 gene encoding histone H2B-like, which gives rise to MPEPAKSAPKKGSKKAVTKTAGKGGKKRRKSRKESYAIYVYKVLKQVHPDTGISSKAMGIMNSFVNDIFERIAGEASRLAHYNKRSTITSREIQTAVRLLLPGELAKHAVSEGTKAVTKYTSSK